From Vitis vinifera cultivar Pinot Noir 40024 chromosome 3, ASM3070453v1, the proteins below share one genomic window:
- the LOC109122304 gene encoding uncharacterized mitochondrial protein AtMg00810-like, producing the protein MVATSSTVGDRGWYMNTGATYHLTPNLNDLNSHTPFVGSDKVIVGNDTSMFVYCNNSAMLVVLVYVDDIIVTGSSSLLIEQLISSLNSCFALKDLGLLNFFLGIERAGLSESKLVTSPMAVGHVLSIADGTRFEDPTLYRSLVGALQYCTITRPDIAYTINKFFQFMHAPTSTHLQAVKRVLRYLKGSLFYGLSFQPSSSLDLIAYTDADGASCPDDRRSTNGYCIFFRGNLISWSASKQKVVSRSSIESKYRGLANATIELTWIQSLLKELFVPLFQPPVLFL; encoded by the exons ATGGTTGCAACTTCGTCCACTGTTGGAGATAGAGGCTGGTACATGAATACCGGAGCTACGTATCACCTAACTCCAAATCTCAACGATTTGAATTCACATACTCCTTTTGTTGGTTCAGACAAAGTCATCGTTGGAAATG ATACATCAATGTTTGTTTATTGTAACAATTCTGCCATGCTTGTTGTCTTGGtttatgtcgatgatattattgtCACTGGCTCAAGTTCCTTGCTCATTGAACAACTTATATCCTCCTTAAACTCTTGCTTTGCTCTCAAGGATCTTGGTCTtctcaacttcttccttggaaTAGAG CGTGCtggtttgtctgaatcaaagcTCGTGACTTCCCCAATGGCTGTTGGTCATGTTCTCTCCATAGCTGATGGTACTAGATTTGAAGATCCCACCTTGTATCGGAGTCTTGTGGGTGCCCTACAGTATTGCACAATTACTAGACCAGACATTGCTTATACTATTAATAAGtttttccaatttatgcatgctccAACCTCTACTCATCTTCAAGCCGTGAAGCGTGTTCTTCGTTATCTCAAAGGTTCATTGTTTTATGGGCTTTCTTTCCAACCATCTTCCTCCCTTGATCTTATTGCCTATACAGATGCAGATGGGGCATCTTGCCCTGATGATAGACGTAGCACCAATGGCTACTGTATATTTTTTAGAGGCAATTTGATCTCTTGGTCAGCTTCTAAACAAAAGGTGGTTTCTCGCTCTAGTATCGAATCCAAATATAGGGGCTTGGCTAATGCAACAATTGAACTCACTTGGATCCAGTCTCTACTTAAAGAACTCTTTGTTCCCCTGTTTCAGCCACCTGTTCTTTTTTTGTGA
- the LOC100267603 gene encoding subtilisin-like protease SBT1.7 yields the protein MECFTPFRLLYLLLVLSIAMSASMAEDLGTYIIHMDKSTMPMTFSSHHDWYLSMLSSMSSSDGVHPTHLYTYNHVLDGFSAVLSREHLDQLEKMPGFLAIHADTFGRFHTTRSPTFLGLDKNAAGSWPEGKFGEDVIIGIIDTGIWPESESFKDKGMGPVPDRWRGACESGVEFNSSYCNRKLIGARSFSKGLKQQGLIISTSDDYDSPRDFFGHGTHTASTAAGSPVRDANYFGYAKGTAIGIAPKARLAAYKVLFTNDSDISAASDTLAGMDQAIADGVDLMSLSLGFEETTFEQNPIAVGAFAAMEKGIFVSCSAGNSGPEGYTMLNGAPWITTIGAGTIDRDYAADVTFGGGILTIRGRSVYPENVLVSNVSLYFGHGNRSKELCEDFALDPKDVAGKIVFCYFNQSGGVSQVREVDRAGAKGAIISSDSEFFNFPSFFFIPLVVVTPKDGDLVKDYIIKSENPVVDVKFLITVLGSKPAPQVAFFSSRGPNNRAPMILKPDVLAPGVNILAAWAPKVALTRVGDNRLLTDYTLLSGTSMSSPHAVGVAALLKSAHPDWSSAAIRSALMTTAYLLDNTIGSIIDMDTGVAATPLDFGAGHINPNMAMDPGLIYDIEVQDYINFLCGLNYTSKQIKIISRRSKFTCDQANLDLNYPSFIVLLNNNTNTTSYTFKRVLTNVVDSPSVYRASVKQPSGMKVNVQPSMVFFAGKYSKAEFNMTVEINLGYARPQSEYIGNFGYLTWWEVNGTHVVKSPIVSAFAL from the coding sequence ATGGAATGCTTCACTCCTTTCAGGCTCCTGTATCTCCTCCTCGTTCTCTCAATTGCTATGTCAGCTTCCATGGCAGAAGACCTGGGAACTTACATAATCCACATGGATAAGTCAACCATGCCAATGACCTTCTCCAGTCATCATGACTGGTATCTGTCAATGCTATCATCCATGTCATCCTCGGATGGAGTGCATCCAACCCATCTCTACACATACAACCATGTTTTGGACGGCTTCAGTGCTGTGCTGTCCCGGGAACATCTTGATCAGCTGGAGAAGATGCCGGGGTTCTTGGCAATCCATGCAGATACCTTTGGGAGATTCCATACCACACGTTCACCAACATTTCTTGGACTAGATAAAAATGCTGCAGGCTCATGGCCGGAAGGCAAGTTTGGTGAAGACGTGATTATCGGTATAATTGACACTGGAATCTGGCCAGAGAGTGAGAGTTTTAAGGATAAGGGAATGGGTCCGGTGCCAGATAGATGGCGAGGTGCATGTGAATCTGGGGTGGAGTTCAACTCTTCTTATTGTAACCGAAAACTCATTGGAGCACGCTCTTTTAGTAAAGGGTTGAAGCAGCAAGGCTTGATCATATCAACGTCTGATGATTATGATTCCCCAAGAGATTTCTTTGGACATGGGACTCACACTGCGTCGACGGCAGCTGGGAGTCCAGTGAGAGATGCCAATTACTTTGGCTATGCAAAGGGAACAGCTATTGGCATTGCACCCAAGGCTCGGCTTGCTGCGTACAAAGTGCTTTTTACCAATGACTCGGATATTTCGGCTGCCTCAGACACATTAGCCGGAATGGACCAAGCCATAGCCGACGGTGTTGATCTCATGTCACTGTCGCTGGGATTCGAAGAGACAACCTTCGAACAAAACCCAATTGCAGTGGGAGCCTTTGCAGCCATGGAGAAAGGGATTTTTGTGTCTTGTTCAGCTGGTAACTCTGGCCCTGAGGGCTACACCATGCTCAATGGAGCTCCTTGGATTACAACCATTGGTGCCGGGACTATTGATAGAGATTATGCGGCCGATGTCACATTTGGCGGTGGCATCTTGACCATCCGAGGAAGATCCGTGTACCCGGAAAACGTGTTGGTCTCGAATGTTTCTCTGTACTTCGGCCATGGAAATAGAAGCAAGGAACTATGTGAAGACTTTGCTCTAGACCCAAAAGATGTTGCAGGCAAAATCGTGTTCTGCTACTTCAACCAATCAGGAGGTGTTAGTCAGGTGCGTGAAGTGGATAGAGCAGGAGCAAAAGGAGCCATCATCAGTTCAGACTCGgagttttttaattttcctagtTTTTTCTTTATCCCATTGGTGGTTGTAACCCCCAAAGATGGAGATTTGGTGAAGGACTACATCATCAAATCAGAGAATCCTGTGGTTGATGTTAAGTTCCTGATAACTGTGTTGGGTAGTAAACCAGCCCCTCAAGTTGCCTTTTTCTCATCTCGAGGGCCGAATAATAGGGCCCCAATGATACTGAAACCTGATGTATTGGCTCCTGGGGTGAATATCTTGGCTGCATGGGCACCCAAGGTAGCACTGACACGGGTAGGAGATAACCGCTTGCTCACTGATTACACTCTCCTCTCTGGAACATCTATGTCCTCTCCCCATGCAGTTGGGGTAGCTGCACTGCTGAAATCAGCACACCCAGATTGGAGCTCGGCCGCCATTCGGTCAGCATTGATGACCACAGCATACCTGCTCGACAACACCATTGGATCTATCATTGACATGGACACTGGAGTTGCAGCGACTCCTTTGGACTTTGGAGCAGGGCACATCAACCCTAACATGGCCATGGACCCAGGTCTTATTTATGATATAGAGGTCCAAGACTATATCAATTTCCTGTGTGGACTGAACTACACTAGCAAACAGATTAAGATCATCAGCAGGAGATCAAAGTTCACCTGCGATCAAGCCAATCTAGACCTAAATTACCCTTCATTCATAGTCCTCCTCAACAATAACACCAACACTACTAGCTACACCTTCAAGAGGGTGTTGACAAACGTGGTGGATTCCCCTTCGGTTTATCGGGCAAGTGTGAAGCAACCATCGGGAATGAAAGTTAACGTACAGCCCTCCATGGTTTTCTTTGCAGGAAAATACAGCAAAGCTGAATTCAACATGACAGTAGAGATCAATCTGGGATATGCTAGACCACAGAGCGAATATATTGGAAATTTTGGATATCTAACCTGGTGGGAGGTTAATGGTACCCATGTGGTGAAAAGTCCTATTGTCTCTGCTTTTGCACTTTAA